The following proteins are encoded in a genomic region of Gemmatimonadota bacterium:
- the thrS gene encoding threonine--tRNA ligase, with protein sequence MTVSTADASQILTLVLPDGATREVPYGTLPSVVVGSIGPRLLLAAIAVAVDGEIQDLHTPLRKGGAFQVITDKDPRALGVLRHSGAHILATAVRRLRPDAKIGFGPAIDDGFYYDFEVSKPFTPEDLEAFEAEMVKVTAEKLPFVRAEVSQSEARTVFADDPLKLERLEDFEGSDEIISTYTDGPFVDLCRGPHVQDTSYLKHFKLLSAAGAYWRGDEKRQMLQRIYATAFFKREELDAHLHQMEESRRRDHRVVGRQLDLFHFFPVSPGAAFWTPRGTTLYNTLQQFVAERQREEFLEVKTPLLYTKKLWEQSGHWGKYKENMFLVLNNETEEHDMSLKPMNCPSHHLFYGSHKHSYRELPLRYVTFDVLHRNELSGALSGLTRVRQFAQDDCHVYLREDQIASEVKFLMDFILGYYDTFGLTATLKFATRPPERIGSDELWDRAEGALRAALESTGRPYQLKEGDGAFYGPKIDFDVTDSIGRHWQLGTIQLDYNAPERFDLEYVGEDNASHRPVVIHRAVSGSFERFIAILIEHFAGAFPVWLSPEQVRVLPIADDLAPQAQEIARKMRDAGIRASCDDRSETLNYRIRDAETMKVPYMAVLGRREAEGGTLAVRVRGTGKKQEILSVDDFIARLSEEIRTRALTPMGAEA encoded by the coding sequence ATGACCGTTTCGACCGCCGACGCCTCTCAGATTCTGACCCTCGTCCTTCCCGATGGTGCCACCCGAGAGGTGCCCTACGGGACGCTGCCGAGCGTGGTGGTCGGGTCCATTGGCCCGCGCCTGCTACTGGCGGCGATTGCCGTGGCGGTGGACGGTGAGATTCAGGATTTGCACACCCCGCTCCGAAAGGGGGGCGCCTTTCAGGTGATCACCGATAAGGACCCGCGGGCGCTCGGTGTGCTGCGCCACTCCGGCGCGCATATTCTGGCCACCGCGGTCCGCCGCCTGCGTCCGGACGCCAAGATCGGCTTTGGCCCGGCTATCGACGACGGTTTTTACTACGATTTTGAGGTCTCCAAGCCGTTCACCCCCGAGGACCTCGAAGCCTTTGAGGCGGAGATGGTGAAGGTCACGGCCGAAAAGCTCCCGTTCGTGCGTGCCGAAGTCAGTCAGAGCGAGGCGCGCACAGTCTTTGCCGACGATCCGCTCAAGCTGGAGCGTCTCGAGGACTTTGAAGGGAGCGACGAGATTATTTCCACGTACACCGACGGCCCCTTTGTGGATCTCTGCCGCGGCCCGCACGTGCAAGACACGTCGTATCTCAAGCACTTCAAGCTGCTCTCGGCGGCCGGCGCCTATTGGCGCGGCGACGAAAAACGGCAGATGCTCCAGCGTATTTACGCGACGGCCTTCTTCAAACGCGAAGAGCTCGACGCGCATCTGCACCAGATGGAGGAATCGCGGCGCCGTGACCACCGCGTGGTGGGGCGGCAGCTCGATCTCTTCCATTTCTTTCCGGTGTCGCCAGGCGCGGCCTTCTGGACACCGCGCGGCACCACGCTCTACAACACGCTCCAGCAGTTTGTCGCCGAACGGCAGCGCGAAGAGTTTCTCGAGGTAAAAACGCCGCTGCTGTACACGAAGAAGCTGTGGGAGCAGTCGGGTCACTGGGGGAAGTACAAAGAGAACATGTTCCTCGTGCTCAATAACGAGACCGAAGAGCACGACATGTCGCTCAAACCCATGAACTGCCCGTCGCACCATCTGTTCTATGGTTCGCACAAGCATTCGTACCGCGAGTTGCCGCTGCGCTACGTCACCTTTGACGTGCTGCACCGCAATGAGCTCTCCGGCGCGCTCTCTGGCCTGACGCGCGTGCGGCAGTTTGCGCAGGACGATTGTCACGTGTATCTGCGTGAAGATCAGATTGCCAGCGAGGTGAAGTTCTTGATGGACTTCATTCTTGGCTATTACGACACCTTTGGCCTCACCGCGACGCTCAAATTTGCGACCCGTCCGCCAGAGCGCATTGGATCGGATGAATTGTGGGATCGCGCCGAGGGTGCGTTGCGCGCCGCGCTCGAGAGCACGGGCCGTCCGTATCAGTTGAAGGAAGGGGACGGCGCCTTCTACGGCCCCAAAATTGACTTTGACGTTACCGATTCCATTGGACGTCATTGGCAGTTGGGCACCATTCAGCTCGACTACAACGCGCCAGAGCGCTTTGACCTCGAGTACGTGGGCGAGGACAATGCGTCGCACCGTCCGGTGGTCATTCACCGCGCCGTGAGTGGGTCGTTTGAACGGTTCATCGCCATTCTCATTGAGCACTTTGCCGGTGCGTTCCCGGTGTGGCTCTCGCCCGAGCAGGTGCGCGTGTTGCCGATTGCCGACGACCTCGCCCCGCAGGCGCAGGAGATTGCGCGCAAGATGCGCGACGCGGGCATTCGCGCGTCGTGCGACGACCGTTCGGAGACATTGAACTACCGTATTCGCGACGCCGAAACCATGAAGGTGCCGTATATGGCGGTGCTGGGCCGACGCGAAGCTGAAGGTGGCACGCTCGCGGTGCGCGTGCGCGGCACGGGCAAGAAGCAGGAGATTTTGTCGGTGGATGACTTTATTGCGCGCCTTTCCGAAGAGATTCGCACGCGGGCTCTGACGCCGATGGGGGCGGAGGCCTGA